A stretch of the Vagococcus xieshaowenii genome encodes the following:
- the rpsJ gene encoding 30S ribosomal protein S10, translating into MAKQKIRIRLKAYEHRTLDQAAEKIVETAKRTGADISGPIPLPTERSLYTVIRATHKYKDSREQFEMRTHKRLIDIVNPTPKTVDALMKLDLPSGVNIEIKL; encoded by the coding sequence ATGGCAAAGCAAAAAATTCGTATTCGTTTAAAAGCGTATGAACACCGTACACTGGATCAAGCGGCAGAGAAAATCGTTGAAACAGCAAAAAGAACTGGGGCAGACATTTCTGGACCAATTCCATTACCAACAGAGCGTTCTCTATACACAGTAATCCGTGCGACACATAAGTACAAAGATTCTCGTGAACAATTTGAAATGCGAACTCACAAACGTTTAATCGACATTGTGAATCCAACACCAAAAACAGTTGACGCTTTAATGAAGCTAGACTTACCAAGCGGTGTAAATATTGAAATCAAACTATAA
- a CDS encoding type Z 30S ribosomal protein S14, translating into MAKKSMIAKNKRPAKFSTQEYTRCERCGRPHSVYRKFKLCRICFRELAYKGQIPGVKKASW; encoded by the coding sequence GTGGCTAAAAAATCAATGATTGCTAAAAACAAACGTCCAGCTAAATTCTCTACTCAAGAGTACACTCGTTGTGAACGTTGTGGTCGTCCACATTCAGTTTATCGCAAATTTAAACTTTGCCGTATTTGCTTCCGCGAACTTGCCTATAAAGGACAAATTCCCGGCGTGAAGAAAGCTAGCTGGTAA
- the rplV gene encoding 50S ribosomal protein L22, with protein MTEQITSARATAKTVRTSPRKSRLVIDLIRGKSVAEAISILKYTPNKAAGLIEKVLMSAVANAENNFDLDVEKLVISEAFVNEGPTMKRFRPRAKGSASPINKRTSHITVVVTEK; from the coding sequence ATGACAGAACAAATTACTTCAGCAAGAGCAACTGCTAAAACAGTACGCACTTCACCTCGTAAATCACGTCTAGTGATCGACTTAATTAGAGGTAAAAGTGTTGCGGAAGCTATTTCAATTTTGAAATACACTCCGAACAAAGCAGCTGGTCTAATTGAAAAAGTATTAATGTCTGCTGTAGCTAATGCAGAAAACAACTTTGATTTAGATGTTGAGAAATTGGTAATATCTGAAGCATTTGTTAACGAAGGACCAACGATGAAACGTTTCCGTCCACGTGCAAAAGGTTCAGCATCACCAATCAACAAAAGAACAAGTCATATTACAGTAGTAGTGACTGAGAAATAG
- the rpsQ gene encoding 30S ribosomal protein S17, whose protein sequence is MTERNERKVYQGRVVSDKMDKTITVVVETRKTHKVYGKRVKYSKKYKAHDENNVAKVGDIVKIMETRPLSATKRFRLLEVVEEAVII, encoded by the coding sequence ATGACTGAAAGAAATGAACGTAAAGTTTATCAAGGCCGTGTTGTTTCAGATAAAATGGACAAAACTATTACAGTTGTTGTCGAAACAAGAAAAACACATAAAGTATACGGTAAACGTGTTAAATATTCTAAGAAATACAAAGCACACGATGAAAACAATGTTGCTAAAGTTGGAGATATCGTGAAAATTATGGAAACTCGTCCATTATCTGCTACTAAACGTTTCCGTTTATTAGAGGTAGTTGAAGAAGCGGTTATCATTTAA
- the rpsS gene encoding 30S ribosomal protein S19 — MGRSLKKGPFCDDHLMKKVLEQKDSEKKQVIKTWSRRSTIFPNFVGLTIAVYDGRKHVPVYIQEDMVGHKLGEFAPTRTYKGHVADDKKTRR, encoded by the coding sequence ATGGGACGCAGTTTGAAGAAAGGACCTTTTTGCGATGATCATTTAATGAAAAAAGTATTAGAGCAAAAAGATTCAGAGAAAAAACAAGTGATCAAAACTTGGTCTCGTCGTTCTACAATCTTTCCTAACTTTGTAGGATTAACTATCGCAGTTTATGATGGTAGAAAACATGTACCAGTTTACATTCAAGAAGACATGGTTGGGCACAAATTAGGTGAATTTGCACCAACAAGAACATACAAAGGTCACGTAGCTGACGATAAGAAAACACGCCGCTAA
- the fusA gene encoding elongation factor G has translation MAREFSLEKTRNIGIMAHVDAGKTTTTERILYYTGKIHKIGETHEGASQMDWMEQEQERGITITSAATTAQWNGYRVNIIDTPGHVDFTIEVQRSLRVLDGAVTVLDSQSGVEPQTETVWRQATEYKVPRIVFCNKMDKIGADFLYSVKSLHDRLGANAHPIQLPIGSEEDFTGIIDLVKMKAEIYTNDLGTDIQETEIPEDYMAQAKEYREKLVEAVAETDEELMMKYLDGEEITEEELVAGIRQATINVEFFPVLAGSAFKNKGVQLMLDAVLAYLPSPLDIEAIKGIDSKTGDEITRPADDEAPFASLAFKVMTDPFVGRLTFFRVYSGVLESGSYVLNASKDKKERIGRILQMHANTRQEIDKVYSGDIAAAVGLKDTTTGDTLCAMDSPVILESIEFPEPVIQVAVEPKSKADQDKMGIALQKLAEEDPSFRVETNVETGETVISGMGELHLDVLVDRMRREFKVEANVGAPQVSYRETFRAPLTQAEGKFVRQSGGKGQYGHVWVEFTPNEEGKGFEFENAIVGGVVPREYIPAVEKGLADSMDNGVLAGYPLVDIKAKLYDGSYHDVDSNETAFRVAASMALKAAAKKANPVILEPMMKVTITVPEDFLGDIMGHVTARRGRVEGMEAHGNSQIVNAMVPLAEMFGYATTLRSATQGRGTFMMVFDHYEDVPKSIQEEIIKKNGGSSAE, from the coding sequence GTGGCTAGAGAATTTTCACTTGAAAAAACTCGTAATATCGGTATCATGGCTCACGTTGATGCGGGTAAAACTACTACAACAGAGCGTATTTTATACTATACTGGTAAAATCCATAAAATTGGTGAAACACATGAAGGTGCTTCACAAATGGACTGGATGGAACAAGAGCAAGAACGTGGTATCACTATCACATCAGCTGCTACAACAGCACAATGGAACGGTTACCGCGTAAACATCATCGATACTCCAGGGCACGTGGACTTCACAATTGAAGTACAACGTTCTCTACGTGTATTAGATGGCGCTGTAACAGTTCTTGACTCACAATCTGGTGTTGAACCTCAAACTGAAACAGTTTGGCGCCAAGCGACAGAATATAAAGTACCACGTATTGTATTCTGTAACAAAATGGATAAAATTGGTGCAGACTTCCTATACTCTGTAAAATCTTTACATGATCGTTTAGGAGCTAATGCTCACCCAATTCAATTACCAATCGGTTCTGAAGAAGACTTCACAGGAATTATCGACTTAGTTAAGATGAAAGCTGAAATCTATACAAACGATTTAGGAACTGACATCCAAGAAACTGAAATTCCAGAAGACTACATGGCTCAAGCTAAAGAATACCGTGAAAAATTAGTCGAAGCAGTAGCTGAAACTGATGAAGAATTAATGATGAAATATCTTGACGGTGAAGAAATCACTGAAGAGGAATTAGTTGCAGGTATCCGCCAAGCAACAATCAACGTTGAATTCTTCCCTGTATTAGCTGGTTCAGCCTTCAAAAACAAAGGGGTACAGTTAATGCTAGATGCTGTTTTAGCATACTTACCTTCACCATTAGATATCGAAGCTATTAAAGGTATTGATTCTAAAACAGGTGACGAAATCACTCGCCCAGCGGATGACGAAGCACCGTTTGCATCATTAGCCTTTAAAGTTATGACTGACCCATTCGTAGGTCGTTTAACTTTCTTCCGTGTTTACTCAGGTGTACTTGAAAGTGGATCTTACGTATTGAACGCTTCTAAAGATAAAAAAGAACGTATCGGACGTATCCTACAAATGCACGCGAACACACGTCAAGAAATTGACAAAGTTTACTCAGGTGATATTGCTGCGGCAGTTGGTCTTAAAGATACTACAACAGGGGACACGCTATGTGCGATGGACTCTCCAGTAATCTTAGAATCAATTGAATTCCCAGAACCAGTTATCCAAGTCGCTGTTGAACCAAAATCAAAAGCTGACCAAGATAAAATGGGTATTGCTTTACAAAAACTTGCAGAAGAAGATCCATCATTCCGTGTTGAAACTAACGTTGAAACAGGTGAAACAGTTATCTCTGGTATGGGAGAACTTCACTTGGACGTTCTTGTTGACCGTATGCGTCGTGAATTTAAAGTTGAAGCGAACGTAGGAGCTCCTCAAGTATCTTACCGTGAAACATTCCGTGCACCATTAACACAAGCTGAAGGTAAATTTGTACGTCAGTCTGGTGGTAAAGGTCAATACGGACACGTTTGGGTTGAATTCACTCCAAACGAAGAAGGTAAAGGTTTCGAATTCGAAAATGCTATCGTCGGTGGTGTGGTTCCTCGTGAATACATCCCAGCGGTTGAAAAAGGATTAGCAGACTCTATGGACAACGGGGTTCTTGCTGGATATCCATTAGTTGATATTAAAGCAAAACTTTATGATGGTTCATACCATGATGTCGATTCTAACGAAACTGCTTTCCGTGTAGCTGCCTCTATGGCATTAAAAGCTGCTGCTAAGAAAGCTAACCCAGTAATCTTAGAGCCAATGATGAAAGTTACTATTACTGTACCAGAAGATTTCTTAGGAGATATTATGGGACATGTAACTGCTCGTCGTGGACGCGTTGAAGGTATGGAAGCTCATGGTAACTCACAAATCGTGAATGCTATGGTTCCATTAGCTGAAATGTTTGGTTACGCAACTACATTACGTTCTGCAACTCAAGGACGTGGTACATTCATGATGGTATTCGACCACTATGAAGACGTTCCTAAATCTATTCAAGAAGAAATCATCAAGAAAAATGGTGGATCTTCAGCTGAATAA
- the tuf gene encoding elongation factor Tu, which yields MAKEKFDRSKPHVNIGTIGHVDHGKTTLSAAIATVLAKALGGEAKGYDEIDNAPEEKERGITISTSHIEYETENRHYAHVDCPGHADYVKNMITGAAQMDGAILVVSAADGPMPQTREHILLSRNVGVPYIVVFLNKMDMVDDEELLELVEMEVRDLLSEYEFPGDDTPIVAGSALRALEGDEEYEAKILELMAEVDAYIPTPERDHDKPFMMPVEDVFSITGRGTVATGRVERGQIKVGDEVEVIGIAEETGKTTVTGVEMFRKLLDYAEAGDNIGALLRGVSREDIQRGQVLAQPGTITPHTKFNAEVYVLSKEEGGRHTPFFGNYRPQFYFRTTDVTGVIELPEGTEMVMPGDNVTIDVNLIHPIAIEEGTRFSIREGGRTVGSGVVSTIKE from the coding sequence ATGGCTAAAGAAAAATTTGACCGTTCTAAACCCCATGTAAATATTGGTACAATCGGACACGTTGACCATGGTAAAACTACATTATCAGCTGCTATCGCAACTGTATTAGCAAAAGCTTTAGGTGGAGAAGCAAAAGGTTACGATGAAATCGATAACGCTCCAGAAGAAAAAGAACGTGGAATTACAATTTCTACTTCTCATATCGAGTACGAAACAGAAAACCGTCACTACGCTCACGTAGACTGCCCAGGACATGCTGACTATGTTAAAAACATGATCACAGGTGCTGCTCAAATGGACGGAGCTATCTTAGTAGTATCTGCTGCTGATGGCCCAATGCCACAAACACGCGAGCATATCTTATTATCTCGTAACGTTGGTGTACCATACATCGTTGTTTTCTTAAACAAAATGGATATGGTTGACGATGAAGAATTATTAGAATTAGTAGAAATGGAAGTTCGTGACTTATTATCAGAATACGAATTCCCTGGTGACGATACTCCAATCGTAGCTGGTTCTGCTTTACGCGCTTTAGAAGGCGACGAAGAATACGAAGCTAAAATCTTAGAATTAATGGCTGAAGTTGATGCTTACATCCCAACTCCAGAACGTGACCATGACAAACCATTCATGATGCCAGTTGAGGATGTATTCTCAATTACTGGTCGTGGTACTGTTGCTACAGGACGTGTTGAACGTGGACAAATCAAAGTTGGTGACGAAGTTGAAGTTATCGGTATCGCTGAAGAAACTGGTAAAACAACAGTTACTGGTGTTGAAATGTTCCGTAAATTATTAGATTACGCTGAAGCTGGTGACAACATTGGTGCTTTATTACGTGGTGTATCTCGTGAAGATATCCAACGTGGACAAGTATTAGCTCAACCAGGAACAATCACTCCACATACAAAATTCAACGCTGAAGTATATGTATTGAGCAAAGAAGAAGGCGGACGTCATACTCCATTCTTCGGAAACTACCGTCCTCAATTCTACTTCCGTACAACTGACGTTACTGGTGTTATCGAATTACCAGAAGGAACTGAAATGGTTATGCCTGGCGATAACGTAACAATCGACGTTAACTTAATCCACCCAATCGCTATCGAAGAAGGAACTCGTTTCTCAATTCGTGAAGGTGGACGTACTGTAGGTTCAGGTGTTGTTTCAACAATCAAAGAGTAA
- the rplB gene encoding 50S ribosomal protein L2, producing MGIKHYKPTTNGRRNMTSLDFSEITTNKPEKTLLQSSKNNAGRNNMGRITVRHQGGGHKRQYRLIDFKRNKDNVVATVKTIEYDPNRTANIALVHYEDGVKAYILAPKGLQVGDKLVSGPEADIKVGNALPLVNIPVGTVIHNIETKPGKGGQLIRSAGTKAQVLGKEGKYVLIRLNSGEVRMILGTCRATIGSVGNEQHELVNIGKAGRSRWMRKRPTVRGSVMNPNDHPHGGGEGKAPIGRPSPMTPWGKPTLGYKTRKKNKNDKLIVRRRKTK from the coding sequence GTGGGCATTAAACACTACAAACCAACCACGAATGGTCGTCGTAACATGACATCCCTAGATTTTTCTGAAATTACAACTAATAAACCAGAAAAAACATTGTTACAATCATCTAAAAATAACGCTGGTCGTAACAACATGGGACGTATCACTGTACGCCACCAAGGTGGAGGACACAAACGTCAATACCGTTTGATTGACTTCAAACGTAACAAAGATAACGTCGTAGCAACAGTTAAAACTATTGAATACGATCCAAATAGAACAGCTAACATTGCGTTAGTTCACTATGAAGATGGTGTGAAAGCATACATCTTAGCTCCAAAAGGACTACAAGTAGGAGACAAATTAGTTTCTGGACCAGAAGCGGATATTAAAGTTGGTAACGCGTTACCATTAGTTAACATCCCTGTAGGTACTGTAATCCACAATATCGAAACTAAACCTGGTAAAGGTGGACAATTAATCCGTTCTGCTGGTACTAAAGCGCAAGTTTTAGGTAAAGAAGGCAAATACGTATTAATCCGCTTGAACTCTGGTGAAGTTCGTATGATCTTAGGAACTTGTCGTGCGACAATCGGTTCTGTAGGTAACGAACAACACGAATTAGTTAACATCGGTAAAGCTGGACGTAGCCGTTGGATGCGTAAACGCCCAACAGTACGTGGTAGCGTAATGAACCCTAACGATCACCCACACGGTGGTGGTGAAGGTAAAGCACCAATCGGACGTCCATCACCAATGACGCCATGGGGCAAACCTACATTGGGTTACAAAACTCGTAAGAAAAATAAGAATGATAAGTTAATCGTTCGTCGTCGTAAAACAAAATAA
- the rplE gene encoding 50S ribosomal protein L5, protein MNRLKEKYLNEVTPALMEKFNYSSIMQTPKVDKIVINMGVGEAVSNSKTLDKAVEELTLISGQKPVITKAKKSIAGFRLREGMPIGCKVTLRGERMYEFLDKLVTVSLPRVRDFHGVSTKSFDGRGNYTLGVKEQLIFPEVDYDLVDKVRGMDIVIVTTANTDEESRELLTQLGMPFQK, encoded by the coding sequence ATGAACCGCCTAAAAGAAAAATATTTAAACGAAGTAACTCCTGCTTTAATGGAGAAATTCAATTATAGCTCAATCATGCAAACACCAAAAGTTGATAAAATCGTTATTAACATGGGTGTAGGTGAAGCTGTATCTAACTCAAAAACTTTAGATAAAGCTGTGGAAGAATTAACTTTAATTTCAGGACAAAAACCTGTAATTACCAAGGCAAAGAAATCAATTGCTGGATTTAGATTACGTGAAGGTATGCCTATCGGCTGTAAAGTAACTTTACGTGGCGAAAGAATGTACGAATTCTTAGATAAATTAGTAACTGTATCTTTACCTCGTGTACGTGACTTCCATGGTGTAAGTACAAAATCATTCGACGGTCGTGGTAACTATACTTTAGGAGTTAAAGAACAATTAATCTTCCCTGAAGTAGACTACGATTTAGTAGATAAAGTACGTGGTATGGATATCGTTATTGTTACAACTGCTAACACTGACGAAGAATCACGTGAATTATTAACACAACTTGGAATGCCATTCCAAAAATAA
- a CDS encoding 50S ribosomal protein L23 — MELHDLIKKPVITEASMLAMDEKKYTFDVDTRANKTLVKQAVETVFGVKVEKVNIMNVKPKFKRMGRYAGYTSKRRKAIVTLTKDSKEIELFSAE, encoded by the coding sequence ATGGAATTACATGACTTAATTAAAAAACCAGTTATTACTGAAGCTTCAATGCTTGCAATGGACGAGAAAAAATACACATTTGATGTAGATACTCGTGCTAACAAAACATTAGTTAAACAAGCTGTTGAAACAGTATTTGGTGTAAAAGTTGAAAAAGTTAACATCATGAATGTTAAACCTAAATTTAAACGTATGGGTCGCTATGCTGGTTATACTAGCAAACGTCGTAAAGCGATTGTGACTCTAACTAAAGATTCAAAAGAAATCGAATTATTTAGTGCTGAATAA
- the rpmC gene encoding 50S ribosomal protein L29: MKANEIKELTTAELQAKEKEFKEELFNLRFQLATGQLEDTSRIKKVRQSIARIKTVLREQEVK, from the coding sequence ATGAAGGCTAATGAAATCAAAGAATTAACCACTGCTGAATTACAAGCTAAAGAAAAAGAATTTAAAGAAGAATTATTCAACTTAAGATTCCAATTAGCTACTGGTCAATTAGAAGATACATCACGTATTAAAAAAGTACGTCAATCGATTGCCCGCATTAAAACTGTTTTGCGTGAGCAAGAAGTTAAGTAA
- the rpsG gene encoding 30S ribosomal protein S7 codes for MPRKGPVSKREVLPDPIYKSQDVTRLINRVMVDGKRGTAASIIYNAFDIIKESTGNDPLEVFEQAMDNIKPDLEVKARRVGGSNYQVPVEVRPARQTTLALRWIVDYSRKRGEHTMDQRLAKELMDAANNTGASVKKREDTHKMAEANRAFAHFRW; via the coding sequence ATGCCTCGTAAAGGCCCTGTCTCAAAACGTGAAGTTTTGCCAGATCCAATTTACAAATCACAAGACGTTACTCGTTTAATTAACCGTGTAATGGTAGATGGTAAACGTGGAACTGCTGCAAGCATCATTTACAACGCATTTGATATTATTAAAGAATCAACAGGTAACGATCCGTTAGAAGTTTTCGAACAAGCTATGGATAACATTAAACCTGACTTAGAAGTTAAAGCTCGTCGTGTGGGTGGTTCTAACTACCAAGTACCAGTTGAGGTACGCCCAGCTCGTCAAACAACTTTAGCATTACGTTGGATCGTAGATTATTCTCGTAAACGTGGAGAACATACAATGGATCAACGTTTAGCAAAAGAATTAATGGACGCTGCTAACAATACAGGTGCTTCAGTTAAAAAACGTGAAGACACACATAAAATGGCAGAAGCGAACAGAGCATTTGCTCATTTCCGTTGGTAA
- the rpsC gene encoding 30S ribosomal protein S3 has translation MGQKVHPIGMRVGIIRDWDAKWYAEKEYAEYLHEDLNIRKYIAKNLADAAVSTIEIERAANRVNVSIHTAKPGMVIGKGGSEVEKLRKELNALTGKRVHINIVEIKKPDLDAKLVGEGIARQLENRVAFRRAQKQAIQRTMRAGAQGIKTMVSGRLNGADIARSEGYSEGTVPLHTLRADIDYAWEEADTTYGKLGVKVWIYRGEILPGVKNTEKGGK, from the coding sequence GTGGGTCAAAAAGTACATCCAATAGGAATGCGTGTTGGCATTATCCGCGACTGGGATGCTAAATGGTATGCCGAAAAAGAATACGCAGAATACTTACACGAAGACTTAAACATCCGCAAGTACATTGCGAAAAACCTAGCTGATGCCGCAGTTTCAACAATTGAAATCGAACGCGCTGCAAACCGCGTTAACGTATCAATCCATACAGCTAAACCAGGTATGGTTATTGGTAAAGGCGGATCAGAGGTTGAGAAGTTACGTAAAGAATTAAATGCATTAACTGGTAAGAGAGTGCATATTAACATTGTAGAAATTAAAAAACCTGACTTGGATGCTAAATTAGTCGGCGAAGGAATTGCACGTCAATTAGAAAACCGTGTTGCTTTCCGTCGTGCTCAAAAACAAGCAATCCAACGTACAATGAGAGCTGGAGCTCAAGGGATCAAAACTATGGTTTCTGGTCGTTTAAACGGAGCTGACATCGCTCGTTCAGAAGGTTACTCAGAAGGAACTGTTCCTTTACACACATTGCGTGCAGATATTGACTACGCATGGGAAGAAGCAGACACAACTTACGGTAAATTAGGCGTTAAAGTTTGGATCTACCGTGGAGAAATCCTTCCAGGAGTTAAAAACACTGAGAAAGGAGGGAAATAA
- the rplC gene encoding 50S ribosomal protein L3 encodes MTKGILGTKVGMTQIFTENGELIPVTVIEAAANVVLQVKTNETDGYEAIQVGFQDKREVLSNKPAMGHVAKASATPKRFIKEFTDVELGEYEVGQEIKVDVFQAGDIVDVTGTTKGKGFQGVIKRHGQARGPMSHGSRYHRRPGSMGPVDPNRVFKNKKLAGQMGGDRVTIQNLEIVRVDVEKNVILIKGNVPGSKKSLVQIQQAVKSAK; translated from the coding sequence ATGACCAAAGGAATCTTAGGAACAAAAGTAGGTATGACACAAATCTTTACTGAGAACGGTGAACTAATTCCTGTAACAGTTATCGAAGCGGCTGCTAACGTTGTTTTACAAGTTAAAACAAACGAAACAGACGGTTACGAAGCTATTCAGGTTGGTTTCCAAGACAAACGTGAAGTTTTATCAAATAAACCTGCTATGGGTCATGTTGCAAAAGCAAGTGCAACTCCTAAGCGCTTCATTAAGGAATTTACTGATGTTGAGCTAGGGGAATACGAAGTAGGACAAGAAATTAAAGTAGATGTTTTCCAAGCTGGAGATATCGTAGACGTTACGGGTACAACAAAGGGTAAAGGGTTCCAAGGGGTTATCAAACGCCATGGACAAGCTCGTGGACCAATGAGTCATGGTTCTCGTTACCACCGTCGTCCTGGTTCAATGGGTCCTGTAGATCCGAACCGCGTATTTAAAAATAAAAAATTAGCTGGTCAAATGGGTGGCGACCGCGTGACAATTCAAAATCTTGAAATTGTACGTGTTGACGTTGAGAAAAACGTTATCTTAATTAAAGGTAATGTACCAGGTTCTAAGAAATCATTAGTTCAAATCCAGCAAGCAGTTAAGTCTGCTAAATAA
- the rplN gene encoding 50S ribosomal protein L14, with translation MIQTESRLKVADNSGAKEVLTIRVLGGSGRNNANIGDIIVATVKSATPGGVVKKGEVVKAVIVRTKSGARRADGSYIKFDENACVIIRDDKSPRGTRIFGPVARELRDSNFMKIISLAPEVL, from the coding sequence GTGATCCAAACAGAAAGTCGTTTGAAAGTAGCTGACAACTCAGGTGCTAAAGAAGTACTAACAATTCGTGTACTTGGTGGTTCAGGACGTAACAATGCTAACATCGGTGATATCATCGTTGCTACTGTTAAGAGTGCTACGCCAGGTGGAGTTGTTAAAAAAGGTGAAGTTGTAAAAGCTGTAATCGTTAGAACTAAATCAGGAGCTCGTCGTGCTGACGGTTCATATATTAAATTTGATGAAAATGCATGTGTAATTATCCGTGACGATAAGAGCCCACGTGGAACTCGTATCTTTGGACCTGTTGCTCGTGAATTACGTGATAGTAACTTCATGAAAATTATTTCATTAGCACCAGAAGTATTATAA
- the rplD gene encoding 50S ribosomal protein L4 produces the protein MTSVALFKQDGTKNGEIELNETIFGIEPNESVVFDAIIMQRASLRQGTHAVKNRSAVRGGGRKPWRQKGTGRARQGSIRSPQWRGGGVVFGPTPRSYSYKLPKKVRRLAIRSVLSEKVAENNLVVVDGLTFDAPKTKNFKEVLSNLEVSTKVLVVLENGNDFAALSARNLPNVSVVSADNVSVLDVVSNKKMLITQAALTQLEEVLV, from the coding sequence ATGACTTCTGTAGCATTATTCAAACAAGATGGTACTAAAAATGGCGAAATTGAATTAAACGAAACTATTTTCGGTATCGAACCAAATGAAAGTGTCGTATTTGATGCAATCATCATGCAACGTGCTTCTTTAAGACAAGGAACACACGCAGTAAAAAATCGTAGCGCAGTCCGCGGTGGTGGTCGTAAACCATGGCGTCAAAAAGGAACTGGTCGTGCACGTCAAGGATCAATCCGCTCACCACAATGGCGTGGAGGTGGCGTTGTATTCGGACCAACACCACGTTCATACAGCTACAAACTTCCTAAAAAAGTTCGTCGCTTAGCAATCCGCTCAGTATTATCTGAAAAAGTTGCTGAAAATAATTTGGTGGTAGTAGATGGATTAACATTTGACGCACCAAAAACTAAAAACTTCAAAGAAGTTTTATCTAATTTAGAGGTATCTACAAAAGTATTAGTAGTTTTAGAAAACGGAAATGATTTCGCAGCTTTATCAGCTCGTAATTTACCAAATGTTTCTGTAGTTTCTGCTGATAACGTATCTGTTTTAGATGTAGTATCTAACAAGAAAATGTTAATTACTCAAGCCGCTCTTACTCAATTAGAGGAGGTACTTGTATAA
- the rplP gene encoding 50S ribosomal protein L16, with protein MLVPKRVKHRREFRGKMRGEAKGGKEVTFGEYGLQAVDSKWITNRQIEAARIAMTRHMKRGGKVWIKIFPHKSYTSKAIGVRMGKGKGAPEGWVAPVKRGKIMFEIAGVSEEVAREALRLASHKLPVKTKIVKREEMGGESNEG; from the coding sequence ATGTTAGTACCTAAACGTGTAAAACACCGTCGTGAATTCCGTGGGAAAATGCGTGGTGAAGCCAAAGGTGGTAAAGAAGTAACTTTTGGTGAATATGGTTTACAAGCGGTTGATTCAAAATGGATCACTAACCGTCAAATCGAAGCGGCTCGTATTGCGATGACTCGTCATATGAAACGTGGAGGGAAAGTATGGATCAAAATTTTCCCTCATAAATCATACACTTCTAAAGCTATCGGAGTTCGTATGGGTAAAGGTAAAGGGGCACCTGAAGGTTGGGTAGCACCAGTTAAACGTGGAAAAATCATGTTTGAAATCGCTGGCGTTTCTGAAGAAGTAGCACGTGAAGCATTACGTTTAGCTTCTCACAAATTACCAGTGAAAACTAAAATTGTAAAACGCGAAGAAATGGGTGGTGAATCGAATGAAGGCTAA
- the rplX gene encoding 50S ribosomal protein L24 has protein sequence MFVKKGDKVKVITGKDKNKEGVVLTAFPKKDQVIVEGINMVKKHQKPSATAPQGGIIETEAPIHVSNVMVVDPTTGEATRVGHKEVDGKKVRVSKKTGEVLDK, from the coding sequence ATGTTTGTTAAAAAAGGCGATAAAGTAAAAGTTATCACTGGTAAAGACAAAAACAAAGAAGGCGTAGTATTAACTGCGTTCCCTAAAAAAGATCAAGTCATCGTTGAAGGAATCAACATGGTTAAGAAACATCAAAAGCCTAGTGCTACTGCTCCTCAAGGTGGAATCATCGAAACTGAGGCACCAATTCACGTATCAAACGTAATGGTGGTTGACCCAACTACTGGCGAAGCAACTCGTGTTGGCCATAAAGAGGTAGACGGTAAAAAAGTACGCGTTTCTAAGAAAACTGGAGAAGTTTTAGATAAGTAA